The following coding sequences lie in one Ictalurus furcatus strain D&B chromosome 7, Billie_1.0, whole genome shotgun sequence genomic window:
- the arhgef18a gene encoding rho guanine nucleotide exchange factor 18a isoform X2, protein MDESDQLRNKLILDELTADGISIEDVQYLALREELESDARDFEAPTWSLTVDQQYVKNFSKDAVKRQDVIHELIQTEVNHVRTLKLMLFVYMRELRDSLLMDKSQLERLFPYLDRLLHEHQNFLQRLKHRRRESLEEGSDKNYCISNIGDILITQFSEDCRSRLQDSYGVFCSHHTEAVNFYKEQLQNNKKFQNLIRRIGQLSIVRRLGVPEGILLITQRITKYPVLVERIIKNTEEGTQEHKDLVNAQERIKDTISTVDTQVHQYEQLREIAAQLEPKSYGTTSNGKIFRRDNLLQKDRRLLREGVLTWKPQNRSKALDVILVLLPDLLLLLQDKDQKYVFAHLDGKPSVLPLQKLIVRDAAHSDKVMYLISASDVKADLYEFHASTAEERSSWRQQIWETIEKCPHVEEELMENDDVFSDKLREAHDLLCEKDAQIEEILRQKLQIFSNLSEVPMENPTTARRLLLQGSAPELQQGELLINKAIIHAEALQMQLMDGEMNFIPLSGVSDVELRRKSLTLPAYNRMKKSADGFRSRDQRPNSDPHLRDLYLEPLELSADDEDCSTFPPPAHAFRAEWIEAADKLIRTLYSLKALVSQQDSELEVLRAVQLEHERSSRQRYSSIQDQERQRHLEKQREELLHLQKVHTQQRQEQEEWARERQRHLLEMHRREQELSRRMDEYTNKEAWLCAERDVLHRSREEYQQDLERLRDSTRIVEKEKEKLEQDIERFRKHKNLTNLGGASHLGGASHLGRASHLDSAQLVVPYSSADDRLGRSLVQPGLPQERPPVVPPRKESMSVSASVKADVPIQLLSTTNEALKSSSIQQQIPTKLAISSGKEKNKSKNIHHRNNSAASIEVSEVFPIKVSGKETGSLRATKTTNPHKFTADVYQEHTVNSKLPHSAGTRRRSAQPQNQQGTAYSNQEDILFF, encoded by the exons ATGGATGAGAGTGATCAGCTCCGTAACAAGCTTATCCTGGATGAGTTGACGGCTGATGGCATCAGCATCGAGG atgtgcaGTACTTGGCTCTGAGGGAGGAACTGGAATCTGATGCTCGGGATTTTGAAGCTCCTACATGGAGTTTAACTGTAGATCAGCAGTATGTGAAGAATTTCTCTAAAGATGCTGTTAAAAGACAAGACGTCATCCACG AGTTGATCCAGACGGAAGTAAACCATGTGCGGACGCTGAAGCTCATGCTGTTTGTGTATATGCGTGAGCTCCGGGATTCGCTGCTGATGGACAAGTCTCAGCTCGAGCGTCTCTTCCCTTATCTGGACCGTTTACTGCACGAACATCAGAACTTCCTGCAGAGACTGAAACACCGCCGCAGAGAGAGTCTGGAGGAAGGAAGTGACAAAAACTACTGCATCTCTAACATAGGAGACATCCTCATcactcag ttttcgGAGGATTGCAGGAGCAGGCTGCAGGACAGTTACGGTGTTTTCTGCAGTCATCACACCGAGGCAGTGAATTTTTACAAAGAACAACTGCAGAACAATAAAAAGTTTCAGAATCTGATACGA AGAATCGGTCAGTTGTCGATCGTGAGGAGGCTGGGTGTTCCGGAGGGGATTCTGCTCATCACCCAGCGCATCACCAAATACCCGGTCCTGGTGGAGCGCATCATTAAAAACACTGAAG AGGGCACACAGGAGCATAAAGATCTTGTAAATGCTCAGGAGCGCATCAAAGACACGATCTCCACTGTGGACACGCAGGTCCATCAGTATGAGCAGCTGCGGGAGATTGCCGCTCAACTTGAACCCAAATCCTACGGCACGACGAGCAACGGCAAGATTTTCCGCAGAGACAATCTGCTTCAGAAGGACAGGAGGCTGCTGAGAGAGGGCGTACTGACCTGGAAACCCCAAAACAGGTCCAAAG CGTTGGACGTCATCTTGGTTCTGCTGCCTGatttactgctgctgctacaggACAAAGATCAGAAATATGTATTCGCTCATCTG gatggGAAGCCTTCTGTTCTTCCCCTGCAGAAGCTGATTGTGAGGGATGCAGCTCACAGTGACAAGGTGATGTATCTGATCTCAGCGTCTGATGTAAAAGCCGATCTGTACGAGTTCCACGCCTCAACAGCTGAAGAACGAAGCAGCTGGAGACAGCAGATATGGGAAACTATTGAGAA ATGTCCACATGTGGAGGAAGAGCTCATGGAGAATGATGACGTTTTTAGTGATAAACTCCGAGAAGCTCACG acCTGCTGTGTGAGAAAGATGCTCAGATCGAGGAGATCCTCAGGCAGAAGCTGCAAATTTTTTCCAACCTGTCAGAGGTTCCCATGGAGAACCCCACTACAGCAAGACGCCTGCTGCTGCAAGGTTCTGCTCCTGAGCTCCAGCAGGGGGAGCTGTTAATTAACAAGGCCATCATACatg ctgAGGCTTTACAGATGCAgctgatggatggagagatgaacTTTATTCCTCTGTCTGGAGTGAGTGATGTTGAGCTGCGCAGAAAATCACTAACTCTGCCTGCATAcaacagaatgaaaaaaa GTGCTGATGGATTTCGGTCCAGAGATCAGAGACCGAACTCAGATCCTCATCTCAGAGACCTTTACCTTGAGCCCCTGGAGTTATCT GCTGATGATGAAGACTGCTCCACTTTTCCTCCTCCAGCACACGCCTTCAGAGCTGAG TGGATTGAGGCTGCAGATAAACTGATACGGACGCTGTACAGTCTGAAG gcgcTGGTGTCTCAGCAGGACAGCGAGTTGGAGGTTCTGCGTGCAGTTCAGTTGGAGCATGAGCGTTCGTCCCGTCAGCGTTACAGCTCCATCCAGGATCAGGAGCGACAGCGGCACCTGGAGAAGCAGCGTGAGGAGCTCCTCCACCTGCAGAAGGTCCATACGCAGCAGCGACAGGAGCAGGAGGAGTGGGCTCGCGAGCGTCAGCGCCATCTGCTGGAGATGCACAGGCGCGAGCAGGAGCTGAGCCGGCGCATGGACGAGTACACCAACAAGGAGGCGTGGCTCTGTGCCGAGAGGGACGTCCTGCACCGCAGCCGGGAGGAGTACCAGCAGGACCTGGAGCGTCTGAGGGACAGCACTCGCATtgtggagaaggagaaggagaaactGGAGCAGGATATCGAGAGATTCAGAAAACACAAGAACCTCACCAATCTGGGCGGAGCCTCACACCTGGGCGGAGCCTCACATCTGGGCAGAGCCTCACATCTGGACAGCGCACAA CTGGTTGTTCCATATTCATCAGCTGACGATAGGCTTGGCAGATCTCTGGTGCAGCCCGGTCTGCCTCAGGAGCGCCCTCCAGTGGTCCCTCCTCGCAAAGAGAGCATGAGTGTCTCGGCGAGCGTCAAAGCAGATGTTCCCATCCAGCTGCTGAGCACCACCAACGAGGCGCTAAAGTCCAGCAGCATCCAGCAGCAAATCCCAACTAAACTAGCCATAAGCAGCGGGAAGGAGAAGAACAAGAGCAAGAACATACATCATCGCAACAACAGCgcag CCTCGATAGAAGTTTCTGAAGtttttcctattaaagtgtcGGGAAAAGAAACAGGAAGTTTACGAGCAACGAAAACCACGAACCCCCACAAATTCACTGCAG
- the arhgef18a gene encoding rho guanine nucleotide exchange factor 18a isoform X1, whose translation MDESDQLRNKLILDELTADGISIEDVQYLALREELESDARDFEAPTWSLTVDQQYVKNFSKDAVKRQDVIHELIQTEVNHVRTLKLMLFVYMRELRDSLLMDKSQLERLFPYLDRLLHEHQNFLQRLKHRRRESLEEGSDKNYCISNIGDILITQFSEDCRSRLQDSYGVFCSHHTEAVNFYKEQLQNNKKFQNLIRRIGQLSIVRRLGVPEGILLITQRITKYPVLVERIIKNTEEGTQEHKDLVNAQERIKDTISTVDTQVHQYEQLREIAAQLEPKSYGTTSNGKIFRRDNLLQKDRRLLREGVLTWKPQNRSKALDVILVLLPDLLLLLQDKDQKYVFAHLDGKPSVLPLQKLIVRDAAHSDKVMYLISASDVKADLYEFHASTAEERSSWRQQIWETIEKCPHVEEELMENDDVFSDKLREAHDLLCEKDAQIEEILRQKLQIFSNLSEVPMENPTTARRLLLQGSAPELQQGELLINKAIIHAEALQMQLMDGEMNFIPLSGVSDVELRRKSLTLPAYNRMKKSADGFRSRDQRPNSDPHLRDLYLEPLELSADDEDCSTFPPPAHAFRAEWIEAADKLIRTLYSLKALVSQQDSELEVLRAVQLEHERSSRQRYSSIQDQERQRHLEKQREELLHLQKVHTQQRQEQEEWARERQRHLLEMHRREQELSRRMDEYTNKEAWLCAERDVLHRSREEYQQDLERLRDSTRIVEKEKEKLEQDIERFRKHKNLTNLGGASHLGGASHLGRASHLDSAQVPKLVVPYSSADDRLGRSLVQPGLPQERPPVVPPRKESMSVSASVKADVPIQLLSTTNEALKSSSIQQQIPTKLAISSGKEKNKSKNIHHRNNSAASIEVSEVFPIKVSGKETGSLRATKTTNPHKFTADVYQEHTVNSKLPHSAGTRRRSAQPQNQQGTAYSNQEDILFF comes from the exons ATGGATGAGAGTGATCAGCTCCGTAACAAGCTTATCCTGGATGAGTTGACGGCTGATGGCATCAGCATCGAGG atgtgcaGTACTTGGCTCTGAGGGAGGAACTGGAATCTGATGCTCGGGATTTTGAAGCTCCTACATGGAGTTTAACTGTAGATCAGCAGTATGTGAAGAATTTCTCTAAAGATGCTGTTAAAAGACAAGACGTCATCCACG AGTTGATCCAGACGGAAGTAAACCATGTGCGGACGCTGAAGCTCATGCTGTTTGTGTATATGCGTGAGCTCCGGGATTCGCTGCTGATGGACAAGTCTCAGCTCGAGCGTCTCTTCCCTTATCTGGACCGTTTACTGCACGAACATCAGAACTTCCTGCAGAGACTGAAACACCGCCGCAGAGAGAGTCTGGAGGAAGGAAGTGACAAAAACTACTGCATCTCTAACATAGGAGACATCCTCATcactcag ttttcgGAGGATTGCAGGAGCAGGCTGCAGGACAGTTACGGTGTTTTCTGCAGTCATCACACCGAGGCAGTGAATTTTTACAAAGAACAACTGCAGAACAATAAAAAGTTTCAGAATCTGATACGA AGAATCGGTCAGTTGTCGATCGTGAGGAGGCTGGGTGTTCCGGAGGGGATTCTGCTCATCACCCAGCGCATCACCAAATACCCGGTCCTGGTGGAGCGCATCATTAAAAACACTGAAG AGGGCACACAGGAGCATAAAGATCTTGTAAATGCTCAGGAGCGCATCAAAGACACGATCTCCACTGTGGACACGCAGGTCCATCAGTATGAGCAGCTGCGGGAGATTGCCGCTCAACTTGAACCCAAATCCTACGGCACGACGAGCAACGGCAAGATTTTCCGCAGAGACAATCTGCTTCAGAAGGACAGGAGGCTGCTGAGAGAGGGCGTACTGACCTGGAAACCCCAAAACAGGTCCAAAG CGTTGGACGTCATCTTGGTTCTGCTGCCTGatttactgctgctgctacaggACAAAGATCAGAAATATGTATTCGCTCATCTG gatggGAAGCCTTCTGTTCTTCCCCTGCAGAAGCTGATTGTGAGGGATGCAGCTCACAGTGACAAGGTGATGTATCTGATCTCAGCGTCTGATGTAAAAGCCGATCTGTACGAGTTCCACGCCTCAACAGCTGAAGAACGAAGCAGCTGGAGACAGCAGATATGGGAAACTATTGAGAA ATGTCCACATGTGGAGGAAGAGCTCATGGAGAATGATGACGTTTTTAGTGATAAACTCCGAGAAGCTCACG acCTGCTGTGTGAGAAAGATGCTCAGATCGAGGAGATCCTCAGGCAGAAGCTGCAAATTTTTTCCAACCTGTCAGAGGTTCCCATGGAGAACCCCACTACAGCAAGACGCCTGCTGCTGCAAGGTTCTGCTCCTGAGCTCCAGCAGGGGGAGCTGTTAATTAACAAGGCCATCATACatg ctgAGGCTTTACAGATGCAgctgatggatggagagatgaacTTTATTCCTCTGTCTGGAGTGAGTGATGTTGAGCTGCGCAGAAAATCACTAACTCTGCCTGCATAcaacagaatgaaaaaaa GTGCTGATGGATTTCGGTCCAGAGATCAGAGACCGAACTCAGATCCTCATCTCAGAGACCTTTACCTTGAGCCCCTGGAGTTATCT GCTGATGATGAAGACTGCTCCACTTTTCCTCCTCCAGCACACGCCTTCAGAGCTGAG TGGATTGAGGCTGCAGATAAACTGATACGGACGCTGTACAGTCTGAAG gcgcTGGTGTCTCAGCAGGACAGCGAGTTGGAGGTTCTGCGTGCAGTTCAGTTGGAGCATGAGCGTTCGTCCCGTCAGCGTTACAGCTCCATCCAGGATCAGGAGCGACAGCGGCACCTGGAGAAGCAGCGTGAGGAGCTCCTCCACCTGCAGAAGGTCCATACGCAGCAGCGACAGGAGCAGGAGGAGTGGGCTCGCGAGCGTCAGCGCCATCTGCTGGAGATGCACAGGCGCGAGCAGGAGCTGAGCCGGCGCATGGACGAGTACACCAACAAGGAGGCGTGGCTCTGTGCCGAGAGGGACGTCCTGCACCGCAGCCGGGAGGAGTACCAGCAGGACCTGGAGCGTCTGAGGGACAGCACTCGCATtgtggagaaggagaaggagaaactGGAGCAGGATATCGAGAGATTCAGAAAACACAAGAACCTCACCAATCTGGGCGGAGCCTCACACCTGGGCGGAGCCTCACATCTGGGCAGAGCCTCACATCTGGACAGCGCACAAGTACCAAAA CTGGTTGTTCCATATTCATCAGCTGACGATAGGCTTGGCAGATCTCTGGTGCAGCCCGGTCTGCCTCAGGAGCGCCCTCCAGTGGTCCCTCCTCGCAAAGAGAGCATGAGTGTCTCGGCGAGCGTCAAAGCAGATGTTCCCATCCAGCTGCTGAGCACCACCAACGAGGCGCTAAAGTCCAGCAGCATCCAGCAGCAAATCCCAACTAAACTAGCCATAAGCAGCGGGAAGGAGAAGAACAAGAGCAAGAACATACATCATCGCAACAACAGCgcag CCTCGATAGAAGTTTCTGAAGtttttcctattaaagtgtcGGGAAAAGAAACAGGAAGTTTACGAGCAACGAAAACCACGAACCCCCACAAATTCACTGCAG